The Cynocephalus volans isolate mCynVol1 chromosome 5, mCynVol1.pri, whole genome shotgun sequence genomic sequence AGATGTAAAGATCATAGAATGGGAGAGGGGAAAGTGAATATACTCTTGTAAGTTTCTTCTAGTATATGTGAAGGGGTATAATGTTACTTGAAGGCAGACTAAAaagttaaagatgtatactaAAACCctaaagtaaacaaaaacaaaacaagacacaaGAAAGTATACCAATAAACCAATAATGGAGATAAAATAGATTAATGAAATACACTCAGTTTGGcatagaataagaagaaaaagggaagaaaaaactgATGGCCCATAGAATAGAAAGATCAAGATGGCAGATTTAAATCCAACCATATCTATCACGTTAAATGTAAATAATTGAAACAccctaattaaaagacagagatcatCAGAATGGATAAAATAAGTGAGACTCTACTGTATACTGTTTATAAGAAACCCACtttgaatataaaaatcaaatggattaaaagtgaaagaatagaaAGTAGCTATGCAAATTTCAGACAAagcagatttcagagcaaagaatattagggataaagaaagatatttcataatgataaaggtgTCAATTCATCAACATAACAATAATATACACTTATAtgcctaataacagagcttcaaaatatatgaagccaAAACTGACAGAACAGataggaaaaaatagataaattagcaACTATaaagttggagacttcaacaccacTATTTCAATAACTGATaaacaaatatacagaaaatcagGAAGAATATAGAAGATCTGAACAATTCTGGCAACCAACTAATTACCTATACTTCACCCAACAATAGCataacacacattcttttcaagtgcacgtGGAATATTTACCAAGATAGTTCATATTCTGGCCATTTAAAACAAGTCTCGGTAAATTCAAAAGGATTTGAAACATACAAAGAATGTTCTCTATAAAAATGGAATCTAATTAGacataaataacagaaaaataaaaacaaaaggaagaattttaactgaagaaaataaaaataaaaaatttctaaatttgtggaatgcagctAAAGTAGTGCTTTGATGGAAATTTGTAGAATtacatgcatatattagaaaagatgggaggtctcaaatcaatgacctaagcttctaccttaagaaactaggaaAAGGAAAGATAAGCCTAAAGTTGTAGAGgaaaggaaatagtaaagattggagtgaaataaaatgaatagaaaacagaaaattagagaaaaatcagtgaaacctCAGTATGTGTcctgagaaattaaaattctttgGTGGGCTTTCTTGCTCATAAAATAAAAGTCTAAAACCTTTAACTTGGGTTCATGCCTGTACTTATCTCTCagatcatatttcttttttattttctatgctgTGGGTATGCTTGCCTTTCAGATCTTTTGTTGTCCTCTCTACTGCCACATgacctttgcatatgctgtttttttctgtttttccccacCGCAACTGTCTCAATGATTTTGCCTCTCACCCATTTCCACCTAGTTAATGCCTACTTACCCTTTAGATTTAGATTTGATATCCTAGTCTAGAACATATCCTACCCTAAACTGTAGACTACACTAGAACAGGAACTGTGTTTGGTTTTACCCAATCTTGTATCTTTAGAACTTAACACATGACTCTCATGGTGgatactcagcaaatatttgttgaatgaatgaataaaatctaaTAATGGGTCCATTTTCTTAGGATATAACCAGTTCAAACATCTCTACTTTTCTGCATCTCATAAATCAGTATCTTGAGAATTGAAAGATTCTTGGGCTTATGGTAATTAAGAGAGAATATTTAGAGACTTCACCATCTTTTTATTCACCATTTATACTTCACCTATTTATCCATTGCTTTGTGAAGATCTGCCAGAGAGTCAAGTTCATTTTGTCTTCTGATATATTACCCTAATGCTGTAGAATTTCATTATTGTACTGTTTcgtctgctttattttatttatccatactAAAGAAACTTGGCACAACTTTTGCCAAATGGACTACTTAGAAATAATGGTAAGTTGGAGGAATTTAAGAACATCCCATGGGCAGATATTTTACTTTGTAGTTTTAAAGATATATCAATGACCGAAGAGTGAAATCAATGTCGCTGTACCCTGATTTCAGGAATTACACAAAAAGATAAGAGAACTAGTATTATTTGAGTTTTTGTATCCCAGACATTGGCTTCATATGTGTTAGATTTTTTATTCCTCACAACTCAATGAGGTagcaattaatattattttaatagacaAACTTTTAGTGATTTGCTCAAAATCTCAGAGTTAAGATGGTGTCAAAGCTCAAACCTAATTCTGATGCCAAAATCCGTACTTTTTCCACTGCCAGCTCCTCTCAAACATGTAAACTAGTAAAAAATGTTGCCATTCTAAGGACCACGTGTTTAGGTCCTAATGAAACAGTAGCTAACAATGGCCAGCAATTATTTCACTTTGCCTGACTGTGACACAGACAGTTAAATGATTTCTCTAAGCTAAAATTGCGATCAACTTATTCACAGATAACACCCTAGTAAGAAAAAGAGGATAGAGGCAAGATTTTTATCTAATAACAACTTAATTCTTAtgtaaaatgcaaattttctATAACATAAGTTATATGAAAACACAGCAGTGGGAAATTAGCATAAAATGTAggcatttaaaattgttttattaagttaaaaaaatgctCACTATAATTTAACAGTCTAGTCATCCACTATGAAAATTGAAGAATTAGTGTTAAATCCTGGCTTAAGTTTAAACACAAACATTACTGAGTAGGCTATACTTCATGCTGTTCATATAGAAGCCAAGAACAAGCTGGGAGAGAGAGAGTAGTCCAAAGAAATGGAATGATGGTATAAGCAGAGAAGAAGCTCAGGGATCCAGGAAACAGAATAATGAGGACAGTACATGATGAACTCTTCCTTTTGCAATTGATGTTATTCTTGCCCTTTGGGACTTTCAAGGCTCTcttgaggaaaaggaaagaagaggtaGTCCAGACATCAGAGACAGGGTATAAAGAATCCCATGTAGGAAGAGCTTTAGGGAAATTTTAAAGGTGTGGTTTGAGTTTGAGGGTATTAGAGTGGGATGAATATGTCGATAATTGGATTAATTTGGTTTATTAGTTAAGGGAGTCTGGGAGATAAAGAGAATGAGGAAAATGATATATAAAGTGAGAAAAACCTCATGTGACTTTGTGCGGGTTGGATAGATTGTAAATCTTCATCTGTAGATGAAAATAATATTGTTATAAGGAAGTGAAAATAAGAATGaaaccctcaaaaaaaaaaaacccttagagaCACTTAGTTTTTAGGTAAGTTTCAGCTTGTTGCTGGAGCTGTGAAGTAAGACGTTTGATTCTTTAGCAGGTAGGAAACCATGTGAAAGAATCTTCTGATGTCATAATTTCTGGGTGTCACTGGAACCTTTGGTCATCATTTCTTTGGCAATTCCAGCCTTCGATAGAAGGTCAATAGAAGCAGTTGATTTATTCACCTCTGCAGGAATCAGACTCAGCCTATTTTGGTAAGTCTATATATCCTTGATCAAGTTAGCTAAAACTTTATACCTACATGCATAGATAGATATACACATGCTAAACCATAAAGTTTACTATAGTTTTACTAAATCATCATTgagaaaaatgctttttctcttggTGATTGACACAGAGTCTATAaaaatcattatataatattcaaattcttaaaacagtaatttaattttattattactacCAATAAACATTTACTTATGAGGCACAGAGTAAACGACTAGGCATAAGAAAGTTTTaagacttttttcatttttcctattgTTTGTGGGCTAGTAGTTGAAGACATGAAAATTCATTCAAGATAGTGTTATGCAATGCCCACTGTTTATTAAGCACTCCTCTAGGTATTAAGGGTTTAGTGGTGACAAAGAGACACATAGAATTGGGGGAggatattaaataaaacatttacaaaaaattaGGGCGGTGTTTCTCAACAGGGGGCAATTTTGCCTCTCTCCCCCACCTGGGGACTTTTGGTGATGTCTGCGGACATTTTTGACTGTAattttgggggaggggtgctgttggcatctagtgggtggaggcctTGGATGCTGTAAAACATCCTACAGTATATCAGACagtctccccctgcccccactaagaattatctggtcctaaatgtcaatagtgccataGCTGAAAAACTCTGAATTAGAATGGTAATAACTGTTACAAAGCGGAAATAAAGGGTGCTATGAAAACTTAGATAATAGGGGTTAGGGCTTCTCTGAGAAAGTGAAATGTAAATTCAGACTTAGGGGTGCGTTGGCCCTAGCAAGTGAAGTGTGGGAGCAGTGCGATGGGGGAGAGTTCCAAGCAGAGGCAACAGGAGGTAGTAAGGAGTTTATTTGTACAagaggtcttcagaaagttcatggaaagatttgtgttacattttaattctatttttccacaaaattttcgaggtacccttgtgtgtgtgtgtgcgtgtgtatacatcatatatattttatttatctcatatatacatgtatacatttctatatatatttactaATGCTCAGTAGCATCTGCTGagtaataatagttaacatttactgagcaattACTGTGTGTTAGGCACTGCACTTTACATGCACTATCCTATTTAATCCTTACTATTATCCTGGAAGTAGATAATACTATTAGTCCCAATTTACCCTTGGGaaatacagagaaattaagtacCTTGACAAAGATCATATAGTTAGGAAAGGCcaaaaccaggatttgaacttaGGTCAGTCCATCTCTAAGTGGTTAGGCAACTTAACTACTGCACTATaaatgtagagagagagagaggggaatgaATGATCGCCATGAACAGAAAGATTAGCTGAAGATGTCTTGGTGGGTGTGAAACTCTGTACatcaaaggaagagaagagggtaGATAGGTGAGAAGCAGTGGGGGATGGGAGTAAGGGCTCAAGTTTGTTGATTGCAATAGTgtttaaaagcaaaatgaattttttttcacaCAGCAGAAATGGACTTTATGTTAACCATGGGGCACGGTTTACTTTTATCAGCTGGTGGCTATTTTGCATTTGTTGCAAGACATAAACTTGTATGGAAGGAATAGCTGTGAATATAGTATTTTAAcacttctataaatatttaaaaatattattttcagaatatttttgtaTGGCTATAACAAATAGTAAcattaaaaattccaaataactCTTTGAAGACAACTCTTTCCACCCCtcattattttaactttctaatcTAGGTTTTCAGTGAATTATGCCTTTTCGGTTTGAGACCCAGCCAAGGAGGTTTCCAGTGGAAGGAGGAGATTCTTCAACTGGGTTGGAACCAGAGCTGAGCTCCAGTGCTGCCTGTAATGGGAAAGAGACGTCACCAACCAGGTAAGCTTCTTATCTTGAAAACTGAGGAAATGTGTATTGGTTATCGTCTATACAAGCTTTTGCTGAtatttgatattaactagaaaaTAACCCAGGAATTCAAAACATTGCTGTTATTAAATCAGCATTAATAGAGCCCAGGTTTTCTTAGCATAGAGTCTATATTTTGTATATCTGTAAGTCTTGATGATATAccaattctttctctctttttggtaCATTTTTAGCTAGATTTTGTTGATAGTTTAAAGATTAGATAACAAATTAAGCAAACAAACCTTTTGTGCTgttatgtgcaaggcactgtgctaagcatagggctacaaatatgaaaaagacTTAGACTTCAGATTTAGTGCCACTTTGGCTTGGATTTGACCTTTGGTAGAAAGAGAATATAGAATATAAAGATTCCATGAAACAAAGCTTTTTGCAAAattgaagaaaactaaaataggTAGAATTTGTTCTACTTTTCTGCTGTTTACCATAGTAAAACATTAGATGCTACATTGTTAGATTTCTCATGGCTTGAAAATTTTTGGAACACAAATTTAAGCTTAATAATGTAggcaatttaaaaatcagaactaTTCAAGGTTGAAATAGGCTACTCTGGGAAGTAGTGAGCTCCTTGTCTTTAGAAATGTTTAAGGCTGGGTGGCTATTTGGTGGGAATGTTGGAAAGGAAATTCATACACTAGTAATGTGTTTTTTGACTAGGTGTCATTTAAGGACTATTTCAATCTCGAGATCAACATTTGAATAGTATGTCggtttagttttatatttttccacaaatattcTAGTTTTGAAATCATTCAACGAAAGGGATTTTAAAGTGTATATACATATGAGTTGCCATAGTATTATTACTTATGTTTATAAtcaaggtttattttattttattttattttttgccatttagCAATCACTGCGTACCTTTCAAAATGAACATCTGGAGGattatctttgtctttttgaatCTTCTGTAATTAAATATTTGGCAACAGCCACAATTTCTTGTTACATAAGTCTCAAATGTTTGCCTCATCAGCACCACTATGTTATACTTATTTTGTGAAATTCAAAGACTTCAGAATGATTTAAAACAGTTGAATATACACTCAAGCCCTGGTGgtctgaaaaatatttcttttttagtatcTAACTACATGTCATTTGTTCTCTAATTCAGGCAACTGCGAAGATGCCCTGGAAGTCATTGCCTGACGATAACTGATGTTCCCATCACTGTCTATGCAACAATGCGAAAGCCACCTGCACAAAGCAGCAAGGAAATGCATCCTAAATAGCATCATTAAGTCTTTTGTAGAGGTTTGACTAGGTCAAGGGTAATGGGTCAGTATCATCTGATGATCTGGTAAACAAATAAAAGTGGTGGCACCTTTGGATGATGATAACAGTTGAACTATTTCCttttagaaagaaagacagaaatgtAGTTAGTAAAACACACGTAGTGATAAGCCACCAGTTATGTCTGATAGATAACACAGAATATTTCACAATTAGAAAGTACCTTCAAGATCATCTTGCTCACAGTCGATCCTTAATATCAATAATTCAAGATGAAGCTTATTCTACCATGGTTATCAATCAAGTAGGGCCTATTCTAAATGCTTAATGTGTTTTTGGCTAGTTTCCTTTGTTTATATTTGGGTTGCTACTTAGCTGAATCCTTTCATCTGAAAATCCCAAGCTGGTTTCTGGTTTGATATATTGGATAATTCTTTGCCAAAGAGTAATTACATGGATGAGAAATAGAGCCCTGGGGATTGTGCATTTTGGAAGAATACCCatgatcaaagaaaagaaagtttttagTCCATGGTTAATCTGCAAAGCATTTGAACTACTTGCATATGGGAGCTCAGATTATTGCTTACATTTATGGGTAATGAGGTCAAGGCTATGGTTCTAACCCCTATTTCTCCAAGAAAAATGATGGCCCTTTATCACATTATACTGTGAGTCCCAGCTGGTCATCTTGGGAATGTCTACAATAGATTTTGAGAAACCTCAGAAGGATCTTTTTATTTGATTAGAtttagtgaagatttttttttgagGTCTAGACCAGCTCtgtatgttctttttcttcttgcaaTTGTCCCCAGAAGCTCAGcctgctttcctttcctctcGATGGCTGCCACCATTCATCTAGTTAAATTATCTTCTCCAAAAGACTGATATTAGGGTCGGATACAGTTCTCCCAATTCCTTGTCTATCTTGCTGCTCCTTAAGATATAcacagaaatcttttaaaatgaaaagtttattagCTTATAGCTACATGGACTTAGATGCATATGTACTACATTAGgtgaaaagaaaaactgctaGGGAGTTGTAAGATGAAAAACTCTCAGAGCTCACACGGAGCTGGATGATGTTTGAAATCCAACCAGCCAAAGTGAAAAGACCTTTTGAACATGTGGGGCATTGAATAGAGACTCAGAAAGACCATGCCTTTGTCGAAGGTCTAAACTAGCACTTTAGTAAAGGCTAATAGTGTACTAACTTTATCAAAGCTTAGAAGTAAGACTTGAGAGAATCAAGGTGATCCCTAAGTAACTGAATTGTCACATAAAAATGTAATACCccttaaaggaagaaaacaaaatccaagGAAGAAAATTACCCAagagtggggaaaggagaaaggagtgaTGAAAAATTTGTCAGACCTCATAAAAAGGCTGGGAATAATTTGTGTTTCAACCATACTGGAAAGACAATATGTGGATCATTGAGTATAGTCCTCAGCAAGGTATTGTcaaagtgggggtggggctggagtggggggaggggaatagCTTTAGATTGAATGCTGCTCAGGACCAGCTCTAACAAAGCTGAGGAGCAAGACTTGAAAGGATCACACTGATTCCAAATAACTTAACTGCATTCAAGGGTGGGCGAGGGGAGGAACTCAAAATTTAAAGAACTATAATAAAAGCAGCACCAAGAATGTAGAATTCACAATGATCATCATCTAATAAAAAAACGATCAGGCAtgcaaataaagaaggaaaatacagtCCATCATCAGGAGAATCTTTAGTCAATTGAAACAGACTCAGAATGACAGATGATAGCATTAGTAGACAAACtaacataaatataataataaatgttcaagTAATAAATGAAAGCATGGTAATgatgaagagagaaatggaaggtATAAAATAGATCCATTtagaacttctagagatgaaaaatacaggatctgaaataaaaatatatgctgaataGGATTAAAAGATTAGACATTGGagaagaaaagattaatgaacttgaagaaataactatacaaattattcaaaatgaaatacAGAGAAAATCGGAATTGAAAAAgcataaattttgtttcattatcaATGAATCTAAGATATATACATGTAAGTGGTTTCCCAGGAGGAGGTAAAGGGATagaaaattttttgaagaaataatggccaaaatttttctaaatttgatgaaaattataaactcACAGATCTAAGGAACTTAACCAACTCCAAGGAtaacatgaagaaaagaaaacaatgatgcgttataattaagttaaagagaaaaatctcaaaacatGACAGCAAATGACACATTCATTCAGaggaataaaaatatgaacaagaGCACACTTTTCATCAGAAAACATGCAGGCAAGAAGGCAGTAGAACAATATCTTtataatatctttcaaaaatgaaggtgaagtaaaaactttttttagaCAAATGctgagagaattcatcaccagcagatcTGCACTGTAAGGGACATTCAAGAAGTTTTTGAGGTAGAAAGAAAATGGTAGCCAATGGAAATTTGGGTCTACAGAAAAAAAGAGcacaagaaatggaaaatatgtgAGTAAATATATAAgccttttagaatttttaaatacctaTTTAGTAGGtaactttaaagcaaaaataattgcAATGATAGTTTATGTAAAAGTATAATGTATAATAGCAAaataagaggaggaggaaaatggaAGTTTACTTTTATAAGTGTCTTAGACTATTTATGAAATGGCATAATAGTATTTGAAGATAGACTGTGATGAAGTAAATATGTAAATTGCATACTATCTCTAAAAACAACAGAGTTAGAGCTATACACCAAAAGTGGAGGTTAAATGGAGTAAATATCACTCAATCCTGAAGAagacaggaaaagagggaaaaaggaataaagataaTAGATTTAAACATTGTTATATCGATATCTGCATTAATTACAAAAGATCTAAACTTCAACTAAAAGGTAGATAGTCAGATTGGATAGAAAATAAGATGTAACTATAAGCTGTT encodes the following:
- the FAM229B gene encoding protein FAM229B, whose translation is MPFRFETQPRRFPVEGGDSSTGLEPELSSSAACNGKETSPTRQLRRCPGSHCLTITDVPITVYATMRKPPAQSSKEMHPK